GGAACGCCCACCCCGAAGCGTGCGCTGCCCAGTCCGCGTGCGGCGGCCGGGGCCGGGCGACGAGCGTCATCACCACGTGCCGCAACGCCTGACCCGCCCCGAGGCAGGCCAGACAGAGCGCGACGGCCACCATCCGCTGCCGCAGCGTACGCCCCGCGATGATTCCGGCTAGCACGGCCAGCAGATACGGGACGACAGCCGTCCCGCTGGCGGTCAGTCCGCGGGCGAACGCCACCGCCATGTCCGGTCGGTGGCCGACGGACCAGGAGAGAAGGTCGCCGTCCGCGAACTGGGGCACGCCGTCGCGGCCGACGACGACCATGGTCAGCACGCCGAACGCCGTCCACGCGCCGAGTCCGGTGCTGCCGGCCAGCTCGGCCAGATCGCCGCGCTTCATGTGGCCACCAGCAGTGGACGCAGCCGGGTGGCCGTGATGCGTTGGGCGAGGGCCTGTGGATTCCGCCGCAGCGCGGTCATCGCCAGCAGCGCTGTCAGGGTGCCCACCGTGACACCCGCCACTACGTCGTGGGGGTAGTGTGCGCCGACCCAGACACGCGAGGCCGCCATCGCGCAGGCGGCCACCACGGCGACCGCGCCGAGTCGACGGGAGACGAACAGCAGGGCGACGGCCGCCGCGGCGGCGATTGCCGCATGGTTGCTGGGGAAGGACCAGTCGCCGGGCGCCGGACACGCCTCCAGCGGGGTCACATGCAGGCTCTGGCAGGGCCGGTCCTCGCGCACCAGCAGCTTCAGCCCCGTATCCACCCCGTAGGCCAGAACCACGATGAACGGCACGGCGAGCGCTGTCACCGAGGCCCTGACGCCCACCCGCCGGGCACCCCACCAGCCGATGACCATGAGCACGGCGAACAGCCCAGGCCCGTACGTCGACCAGGCCGACACCGCGTCGTCCAGCCACGCAGGGGATTGCCGGGCGAGGTTGACCACGTCGGTGTAGGCAGAGCCGTCGATCGACGAGCCGTCGAAAGCGAGGATCATCCGCGGGTCTCCTTCGCCTTCGCGTCCCGGCGCGAGCGGTACACCTCGGAAGCGAGCGGAATCAGCGACAGGGCCACGATCGCCGCGACCATCGGCAGCAGATACCGGTCCACGTTCGGTACGGAGGAGCCCAGCGCGTATCCCGCCAGCGTGAGCCCCAGGCTCCACACCAGCCCGCCCGTCACCTGCCAGACGGTGAACGTCCGCACTGGTACCGCCAGTGCACCCGCCGTCGGGTTCAGCACTGTCCGCACCACTGGAACGAAGCGGGCCAGCACGATCGCCTTCGCATGCCCGTAGCGCTCCAGCAGCTCCTCCGCCCGTCTCGCCCCCTCGTGCAACCGGGCCGAACGACTGCGTGCGAGCAGGGCGCCGCCCGCCTTCCGGCCGAGGAGATATCCGCACTGCGAGCCCACCAGCGCCCCCACCGCCGCGGCGACCAGCAGTGGGGCAAGAGACAGCTTCAGCCCGCGGTCGGCGGTGCCGGTGCACAGCAGACCGGCCGTGAACAGCAGCGAGTCGCCCGGGAGGAAGAAACCGATCAGCAGGCCCGTCTCGGCGAACAGCACCACACCCACGCCGAGCACGCCGAAAGTGGACAGCAGCGACTGGGCATCCAGCACGTTGACAGCGAGCTGCGACGATAGGTGCATGGGTGTGGTCATCGACGAGAACCCCTTCGTCCGGATCATCGGATGCGGCGGAACGGCACCCGACAAGCGACTACAATGCTGTAGACGGTCTACTGGACTGTAGACGATAGCGGGGTGAGGAAGGTTCCATGACCGACGCGAAGGACGAGAGGCGGCCGGCGGGCGAGCTCGAGGCCGCCGTCATGGCCGCCCTGTGGGCCGCCGGGGCCCCGCTGACCGCGGGCCGGGTGCAGACCGAACTCGGCTCCCAACTGGCCCGGACGACGGTGACGACCATCCTGACCCGTCTGCACGAGAAGGGCGTCGTCGGCCGTGAACGGCAGGGGCGCGGCTATGCCTACTTCCCCGTGCAGGACGCTCCCGGCCTGACCGCCCGGCGCATGCACACCGAACTCGACCGGGACACCGACCGGGAGACGGTCTTGGCGCGCTTCGTCGCCCAGCTCAGCCCCGACGACGAGCAGCTCCTGCGCCAGCTGCTGGAGGGTGAGGAGCGATGACCGCTCTGCTACTGGTACCGCTGCTCCTGCCCTTCCTCGCGCCGGCGCTGGCCCGCCGCACCCTCGATCGCCTGGCTCCTGTCACCGCACTGTGGGTCCTCACGGCCTCTGTGCTGGCCCTGGCGGGCGCCTGCGTGGCCGCTCTCGGCGCCCTGGTCCTGATCGGACTGCTCAAACTTCCCGCATTCGCCGCACTCGGCGAACTCGTCCACCCCCTGCGCACGCCGTCGGACTTCCTCGTCGTCCCCGCGGCCACGGCGGCCACCGGAGTGCTCACCCTCAGTGCCTGGACCCTCGCACGCTCGGCCCTCCGCCAGGCCCGCCTGTTTCGCACCGCCCGCACGCAGGCCGACCGCCGCCCCGCCGCCGGCGACCTGTGCGTCATCGACTCACCCCACCCGGACGCGTACGCCCTGCCGGGACGGCCCCACCGGATCGTCGTGACCAGCGCGATGCTGCGCAGCCTCGGCCCCGCCGAACGCGAAGCCCTCTTCGCCCACGAACGAGCCCACAACCAGGCAGGCCACCACTACTTCCTCGCCGCCGCCGAACTCGCCGCTCACTGCCACCCCGCCCTGCGCACCATCCGGGCCACCATCCGGCTCACCGCCGAGCGGGCGGCCGACGAGGCCGCCGCCACCACACTCGGCGACCGGCGCCTGATCGCCACAGCCATCGCCCGCGCCGCCCTCGCCGGCCAAGCCTCCCGATCCACCCGCCCCGACTTCGCACCCGCGGCGACGACCGGCCCCGTTCCCCAACGCGTCGCCGCCCTCCTCACGCCCTCCGAGCGGCGCTCGCGCGCCACGCGCTGTACTGCGCTTCTACTCGCCGCCTGCGCGGTCCTGTCGGTCTGCGCCGGGGCAACCGGCGTGCTCGCCTTCCATCACCAGGTCGAAGTTGCCCAGGGAGAGGAGAGCCACTGACCGGGTTCGGGCCTCGCAGCTGACTGCGTCCGTTCCGCACCGGACTCTCCCTTGGAGCCGCTCGCCCTGGACACGGTGATCTAGCCGCCAGTGACCTTCGCGTCGACCAGCTGCGTCACCCGATGAGCCGCCATTCGGCCGTGAGCGCGTCTGGGCAGGCGCGTGTCAGTTGCGCTCCTGCTGGGGAATGGCGGAGTAGCCGTCGTGCCAGGCGGCTTTGGCGCCGGAGTCCCCGATTCGGTAGACCTGTATGCCTGCGCCCATGCCGACGACGAGCGACAGTGCGGCGGCGGCGATGCGCAGCGGAAGGTGCACCGTGGCCAGGGCCCCGCCGGCGGATTGCACCGCATCGGGGGTGCGGGCGGCGGCGCGGCGGTACGTCCACCACACGGCGGTGGCCAGCACGAACAAGGCCACCGCCCAGGGGAGCAGTTGGTCACCGAGTTCGGCGTGTTTGCGGACCAGGGCGTTGCTGTCCACGTGTTGTTCCAGCCACTCGCCGGCATTTGTCGTCAGTGGCACGCTCACCAGGGATACCAGGGCGAGGATCGGCAGTGCGAAACCGAATCGGCGCATGAGCGACGGCCGGACAGCACACAGGACCAGACAGAGTGCGGTGAGGGGCACCAGGACCACGACGACGTGGACGAACAGGACGTGTGCGGGGATGCCGTTGATGAGATGGGGTCCCACAGGGGGCTCCTTCGAGGTGGGTGTTCAAGGGCTGGAGGGGACAGGCGGGGCTCGGGCAACTCGGTCGGCCGTGGTGTGGAAGCCGCGGCCGTAAGGGGGGCGCGCGTTGCTTGAGGGCATGAGGTGGCCCGTGACCCGCGTCATCGTCCATGGACGGTGAATCCGGTTGTGCGCCATGCCTGGCCGTCGGGCTTGAGGGCGAGCGCCTCGTATCCGGGCAGCGATTCGAGCCAGTCGCGGGAGCTGTCGCCCCTGGCGAACGCGGCGGTGGCGTAGGCGTCCGTCATGGTCAGCCGGGGGCCGCTGACGGTGAGGGAGGTGAGTTCTGTGGCGGGTGTGCCGTCGTGAGGGTTCAAGATGTGGGCGCCGCGTTCGGCGGTTCCTGAGGTGGCGATGGCCAGGCCCTGCTCGGCGGTGATGACCGTGGCGAGCTCGCCGGGGCGCAGCGGGTGGGCGATGCCGATGTGCCACGGGGTGCCGGGGGCGGCATGGCCGCGCAGTTGGAGGTCGCCGCCGCCGTTGACGCATGTGTTGCGGGCGCCGGCTTCGTACAGCAGCTGGGATGCGGCTTCGGTGGCCCAGCCTTTGACGAGGCCGGAGGGGTCGAGGGAGCCGTTGGGGGTGATGCTGAACCAGCCGTCGCTGGTGTGCGTGGCGTGGGCGCACAGCGACAGCACTTCGTGGACCTCGGGCGGGCAGTCGGTGAGGCGGATGTCGCCGCGGTCGAGTCGGCTGATGGCGCTGTCGGGTCGGTAGGTGGAGAACACGGCGTCCACGGTGTGCAGGGCGCGGACGGCGTGGGCGAGGGCGCGGTGGATGGCTGAGGTGGGCTGGTCGCGGATGTCGAAGGAGAAGACGGTGCCCATCACGTGTTCGACGTGGTGCAGGCGGCGTGCGGTGTCAGGCATGGGCTTGGTCCAGGGCGCTCTGCAGGGACTGGATGTAGCCCTGGCTGGTGTAGCTGGCGCCGGAGACGGCGTCGATGTGGGCGCTCTGAGCGCCCAGCGCTTCCTGGGTCAGTCGGGGCAGGGCGTAGGAGGCGATCTGCTGGTCCCGGCCGTTCTGGTCCGGTGCCTGGAGCACCCGGACGGCGGTGAGTTTGCCGCTGGTGAGGGTGACGGCCACCTGCACGGTCCCGTACTGGGTGTCGATGGGATCTCCGGTGTACGTGCCCGTCCCTCTCGGCTTGCCCGAGGTAGTACTGCCCGGAGCGGGCGGCGCAGAGGAGGCCAGGGGGGAACGTGGCGGGACGCCGGCCAGGGCGGGGAGCTGGTGCGGTTTGAGAGCGAGCAGCGTGGTGACCAGGGCGCTGATCCCGGTGGTGGCCAGGACGGCTCGGCGCATGGTGGTTCTCCTTTTAGAGCGCGAAAGACTCGTGGTGGATGCGGCGGCCCGGCACACCTGCCTCCCGCAGTGCCCGTATCGCGGCCTCGGTCATGCCAGGCGGGCCGCAGAGATACACGTCGTGCGCGGCCAGGTCCGGCACCAGGCTGGTCAGGCCCAAAGCGGTGAGCGGCGGGGAGTATCCGGTCGGCTCGTCGACGATGTAGTGGACGGCGGCGCGGCGGTGGGCGGCGATCGCGTCGATCTCACCGCGCAGGGCAAGGTCCTCGGCGCGGCGGGCCCGGTAGATGAGCGTGACCTGTCCCGGCAGTGTCTCGAACAGGGTCCGCAGGGGGGTGATGCCGACGCCGCCGCCCAGGAGCAGGACCTTGGGGGCGGTGCGGCGGTGCGCGGTGAACCCGCCGTAGGGGCCCTCGGCCCATACGCGGGTGCCGGGAGCCAGCCGGGCGAGCGCGGCGCTGTGCCCGCCGGCCGCCTTCACCGTGATCCGTAGCCGCCCGGGATGGGCGGGGGCGGAAAGCGAGTAGGGGTTGGCGGTCCACCACAGCCCGCGGGTAAGGAAGCGCCAGCGCAGGAACTGACCCGGCTCAGCCCTCAGCTCGTCAAGGTGCTCGCCGCTGAGGTGGACGGAGACCACGCCCGGCGCCTCGGGATACACCCCAGTGACCCGCAGGCGGTGGCGCAGCCCGCGCCGCAGGGGAACGGCGAACCGGTACCAGGCCACCAGCGCGGCGACGCAGAGGAAGAGCGTGTACCAGGCCGCCTGGGCGAGTCGGTTGCCGACGAAGTCCGCGCCGTTGGAAAGCTGATGTCCGAAGGTGAGGAAGACGGCGAGGTAGGTGGCGAAGTGCAGGTAATGCCAGGTCTCGTAGCTCATCTTCCGGCGGGCGGCGCGGGCCGAGAGGATGCCGGTGGCGAGGAACAGCAGGAAGCCGGCGGTGCCCTTGAGGAGATCGGGGTAGTGAAGTACGAGGGTGGAGGTCTGGCTGACCACGTTCGTGTGGGAGGTCAGGGAGTAGCCCCAGATGATCAGCAGGGTGTGGGCGAGGGCGAGCGAGATGGTGCAGCGCCCGCCCAGGGCGTGCCAGCGGGCGAGGCGGTCGGTGCCCACGGTGTGGTCCAGGAGCGGGATGCGGCCCATCAGGGC
The nucleotide sequence above comes from Streptomyces sp. NL15-2K. Encoded proteins:
- a CDS encoding phosphatase PAP2 family protein encodes the protein MKRGDLAELAGSTGLGAWTAFGVLTMVVVGRDGVPQFADGDLLSWSVGHRPDMAVAFARGLTASGTAVVPYLLAVLAGIIAGRTLRQRMVAVALCLACLGAGQALRHVVMTLVARPRPPHADWAAHASGWAFPSGHATTAALTAGLLVIAVRVCSPRGRTPLTLVIVGWGALVGLTRVYLGVHWFTDVVGGWLFALGWLGVCLCAMAWWLPERLIPGTPDTAPEPREDHAPQDPGRRGRSRPA
- a CDS encoding phosphatase PAP2 family protein, which gives rise to MILAFDGSSIDGSAYTDVVNLARQSPAWLDDAVSAWSTYGPGLFAVLMVIGWWGARRVGVRASVTALAVPFIVVLAYGVDTGLKLLVREDRPCQSLHVTPLEACPAPGDWSFPSNHAAIAAAAAVALLFVSRRLGAVAVVAACAMAASRVWVGAHYPHDVVAGVTVGTLTALLAMTALRRNPQALAQRITATRLRPLLVAT
- a CDS encoding DedA family protein encodes the protein MTTPMHLSSQLAVNVLDAQSLLSTFGVLGVGVVLFAETGLLIGFFLPGDSLLFTAGLLCTGTADRGLKLSLAPLLVAAAVGALVGSQCGYLLGRKAGGALLARSRSARLHEGARRAEELLERYGHAKAIVLARFVPVVRTVLNPTAGALAVPVRTFTVWQVTGGLVWSLGLTLAGYALGSSVPNVDRYLLPMVAAIVALSLIPLASEVYRSRRDAKAKETRG
- a CDS encoding BlaI/MecI/CopY family transcriptional regulator; amino-acid sequence: MTDAKDERRPAGELEAAVMAALWAAGAPLTAGRVQTELGSQLARTTVTTILTRLHEKGVVGRERQGRGYAYFPVQDAPGLTARRMHTELDRDTDRETVLARFVAQLSPDDEQLLRQLLEGEER
- a CDS encoding M48 family metalloprotease, with translation MTALLLVPLLLPFLAPALARRTLDRLAPVTALWVLTASVLALAGACVAALGALVLIGLLKLPAFAALGELVHPLRTPSDFLVVPAATAATGVLTLSAWTLARSALRQARLFRTARTQADRRPAAGDLCVIDSPHPDAYALPGRPHRIVVTSAMLRSLGPAEREALFAHERAHNQAGHHYFLAAAELAAHCHPALRTIRATIRLTAERAADEAAATTLGDRRLIATAIARAALAGQASRSTRPDFAPAATTGPVPQRVAALLTPSERRSRATRCTALLLAACAVLSVCAGATGVLAFHHQVEVAQGEESH
- a CDS encoding DUF2231 domain-containing protein, yielding MGPHLINGIPAHVLFVHVVVVLVPLTALCLVLCAVRPSLMRRFGFALPILALVSLVSVPLTTNAGEWLEQHVDSNALVRKHAELGDQLLPWAVALFVLATAVWWTYRRAAARTPDAVQSAGGALATVHLPLRIAAAALSLVVGMGAGIQVYRIGDSGAKAAWHDGYSAIPQQERN
- a CDS encoding FAD:protein FMN transferase, translating into MPDTARRLHHVEHVMGTVFSFDIRDQPTSAIHRALAHAVRALHTVDAVFSTYRPDSAISRLDRGDIRLTDCPPEVHEVLSLCAHATHTSDGWFSITPNGSLDPSGLVKGWATEAASQLLYEAGARNTCVNGGGDLQLRGHAAPGTPWHIGIAHPLRPGELATVITAEQGLAIATSGTAERGAHILNPHDGTPATELTSLTVSGPRLTMTDAYATAAFARGDSSRDWLESLPGYEALALKPDGQAWRTTGFTVHGR
- a CDS encoding FMN-binding protein; this translates as MRRAVLATTGISALVTTLLALKPHQLPALAGVPPRSPLASSAPPAPGSTTSGKPRGTGTYTGDPIDTQYGTVQVAVTLTSGKLTAVRVLQAPDQNGRDQQIASYALPRLTQEALGAQSAHIDAVSGASYTSQGYIQSLQSALDQAHA
- a CDS encoding ferredoxin reductase family protein, translated to MTTTFTSTTYASRGMRHRQPRRSIVPFLAQLLIWTGAAGVLGLWWSDTTSVIGPAGWLTGAGRITGLLAGYACAVLLALMGRIPLLDHTVGTDRLARWHALGGRCTISLALAHTLLIIWGYSLTSHTNVVSQTSTLVLHYPDLLKGTAGFLLFLATGILSARAARRKMSYETWHYLHFATYLAVFLTFGHQLSNGADFVGNRLAQAAWYTLFLCVAALVAWYRFAVPLRRGLRHRLRVTGVYPEAPGVVSVHLSGEHLDELRAEPGQFLRWRFLTRGLWWTANPYSLSAPAHPGRLRITVKAAGGHSAALARLAPGTRVWAEGPYGGFTAHRRTAPKVLLLGGGVGITPLRTLFETLPGQVTLIYRARRAEDLALRGEIDAIAAHRRAAVHYIVDEPTGYSPPLTALGLTSLVPDLAAHDVYLCGPPGMTEAAIRALREAGVPGRRIHHESFAL